In Acidobacteriota bacterium, the sequence GGCATTTGGAAGACACGCAACAACTGATGGGTGAAGACTTCTGGCCGTATGGGCTGGACGCCAACCGGGTGGTGCTCGAAACATTTCTTCGCTATCATTTCGAGCAGGGGCTATCGAAGCGCCTGCTGAAACCAGAAGAACTTTTTGCGCCGGAGTCTCTCGAGTCCTTTCGCATTTGAAATGTGTAGCACGCATGTTAGAGGCTGTCATCCTGAGCGCAGCGAAGAACTTGCTGTTCGTCGAAAAAAACCAAAGCAGGTCCTTGGCTCCGCTCAGGATGACACTAGGTTTAGTTTCTGATAGAAAGCTAAGGAGAATCACAACATGCACGCAGCGATAGCCCGCAGCCTCCTCATCGTCCTCACGTTGTCCACAGCCGAACTGCACGCGCAAGGCTGGCAGATGCCACCGGATAGCGCGCGCTGCCCCTCGCATTGGGGCCAGAATGACGAGCGCGGTTCGGCCAATCTGATGACGCCTCAGGCGATTCTGCGGGCCACTCGCCTGATTCAGTCTGGTGAGATGTTCGAGCTGGCCGACGTGTTATCCGCCGACCCCGCGGAGGGCTACGTCAATGCCGGTCGTGGATTCAATCTCCAAACCAAGGCTTCCGTGCCCATCCCCAATACGCGGGTTGGCAACGAAGAGTTGGTGGTGGCCGAACTGGGCCAGCTCGGAACGCAGTTCGACGGCTTCGCGCATCAGATGTGGGGCAGCAGTTTTTACAATTGCTTTCAGTATTCCCAGATCATGTCGCGCACCGGCTTCACCAAGTTGGGAATTGAGAAAGTCGGCACGCTGATGACGCGCGGCGTGCTCATCGACGTTGCCGCGCTGAAGAGCGCCGAGCGACTCCCGGATGGCTACGTCATCACCCCGGACGATTTGCAGCAGGCGCTGAAGAAACAGAATCTCTCCCTGGAGCCTGGCGACGCCGTACTGATCCGCACCGGCTGGGATGCGCTGCGCGGCAAAGACAATGCCAAGTACGCCGGCTCCGGCGCGGGCATCGGCGTAGCGGCCGCGCAATGGCTCGTAACGCAAAATCCCATGCTGATCGGCTCGGACAATTGCTGCGTCGAGGTGCGTCCATCCGAGCCACAGACCAGCTTGCCGGTGCATTCCATCATGCTGATCCAGCACGGCATCCATCTACTCGAAAATATGCGACTGGCGGCGCTGGGCCGCGCCCGCGCGTATGAGTTCGCATTCATCGTGCAGCCGCTGAAACTCAAAGGCGCGACCGGCTCAACCGTTGCGCCCGTGGCCATTCGATAAAACAGAGAGTAGTGAGTAGGCAGTGG encodes:
- a CDS encoding cyclase family protein produces the protein MHAAIARSLLIVLTLSTAELHAQGWQMPPDSARCPSHWGQNDERGSANLMTPQAILRATRLIQSGEMFELADVLSADPAEGYVNAGRGFNLQTKASVPIPNTRVGNEELVVAELGQLGTQFDGFAHQMWGSSFYNCFQYSQIMSRTGFTKLGIEKVGTLMTRGVLIDVAALKSAERLPDGYVITPDDLQQALKKQNLSLEPGDAVLIRTGWDALRGKDNAKYAGSGAGIGVAAAQWLVTQNPMLIGSDNCCVEVRPSEPQTSLPVHSIMLIQHGIHLLENMRLAALGRARAYEFAFIVQPLKLKGATGSTVAPVAIR